One Paenibacillus riograndensis SBR5 DNA segment encodes these proteins:
- a CDS encoding DeoR/GlpR family DNA-binding transcription regulator, with the protein MNPIRRHEMIMEVLLNQKDVTVNELSDKLQVTGKTIREDLSKLEEQGLIMRVHGGAVLAQSDQFGILPSKNPLDKYSDEKTEIAQLALAHIAEDDIIALDGGSTTLEIARRLDNIPLTVITNDVYIISELVQKDRIRLVVPGGYRVRNILAGPEAVSYVQKLNIEKAFLSATAVHIEHGLSIYTGDFIDFKQALVSTARTVFAVCDHHKFGHTALRTFASLQEVDVLLTDSGLAQETAEQFRNAGVNIECG; encoded by the coding sequence ATGAACCCGATACGGCGGCACGAAATGATTATGGAAGTTTTGCTCAACCAGAAGGATGTAACGGTGAACGAGCTGAGCGACAAGCTCCAGGTGACAGGAAAAACAATCCGCGAGGACCTAAGCAAGCTGGAGGAACAGGGACTGATTATGCGCGTCCACGGCGGAGCCGTGCTGGCCCAGAGCGACCAGTTTGGCATTCTGCCCTCCAAGAACCCTTTGGATAAATATTCCGACGAAAAAACGGAGATTGCGCAGCTGGCGCTGGCCCATATTGCCGAGGATGATATTATTGCCCTGGACGGCGGCAGCACCACGCTTGAAATTGCCCGGAGGCTGGACAACATCCCGCTGACGGTCATCACCAATGATGTGTACATCATCAGCGAACTGGTTCAGAAAGACCGCATTCGTCTTGTCGTGCCCGGAGGCTACCGTGTCCGCAATATACTGGCAGGTCCTGAAGCTGTCTCCTATGTCCAAAAGCTTAATATAGAAAAAGCCTTTCTGTCGGCTACAGCCGTTCATATTGAACACGGGCTGTCGATTTACACCGGTGATTTCATCGATTTCAAGCAAGCTTTAGTATCCACTGCCCGCACAGTGTTCGCCGTATGTGACCATCACAAATTCGGGCATACCGCGCTGCGCACGTTCGCTTCATTGCAGGAAGTTGACGTGCTGCTTACCGATAGCGGTCTTGCACAAGAAACTGCCGAGCAGTTCCGGAACGCAGGCGTCAACATCGAATGCGGGTAG
- a CDS encoding Na+/H+ antiporter, protein MEIFEFILLMLAAIALSNLLNRFIPSVSVPIIQIALGVGITYLPLHFELRLNPELFLLLFIAPLLFNDGRHSDKEALWSLKKPILLLALGLVFMTVAILGFFLNWLLPVIPLAAAFALAAALAPTDAIAVGALEEKIQIPHQTMKILEGESLINDASGLVSFQFAAAAMVTGAFSLRSASLSFVGISIGGIVLGLLLTLVKYVFVKWLRRLGMENVTLHMLIEVLTPFAVFLAAEELGVNGILAAVSAGIAHSFGYKKLDPEVARLNIVSKSTWSVIIYVLNGLVFLLLGTQLPEIIRTIWSSSSLGHAQVISYTLVLTLAVLTLRFIWVLFMKFPGSNEQMPARGHKIRNALILSLSGVRGTITLASTLSLPFLLDNGNPFPERDLIIFLAAGVILWTLLAANYLLPLLIKNEADSENDESHIEIEILRNVVIALSEQTNDENRAAISKIINTYNSRIRKLKKEEAADRFQRPLIIQTLKWQREDILQAIQNKEVNPFMAYRYLHRLNRTLYRFTKDEQYRTDLLVLRQWMEVSGILQQARLTFQERRAAVDAFRIRSLHYVIVQLKNMLPSAGAEIEDVSSLLLRYERMLSRYTRNEAEPSAKEDFDSTLDELARVGIQLERDQIQHMFESGKLSRAGMKGMKSNLLLMEHDLRELTL, encoded by the coding sequence GTGGAGATTTTTGAATTCATCTTACTCATGCTGGCGGCAATCGCGTTATCCAATTTGCTGAACCGGTTTATCCCATCCGTTTCCGTCCCTATTATTCAGATTGCGCTTGGGGTTGGGATTACCTATCTGCCGCTGCATTTTGAATTAAGGCTGAACCCTGAGCTGTTTTTACTGTTGTTTATCGCTCCCCTGCTGTTCAACGACGGGCGCCATTCAGACAAAGAGGCGCTGTGGAGCCTGAAGAAACCCATTCTTTTATTAGCGCTGGGCCTGGTATTTATGACGGTAGCCATCCTGGGCTTCTTTCTGAATTGGCTGCTTCCTGTGATTCCGCTGGCTGCGGCTTTTGCGCTGGCTGCGGCACTCGCTCCTACCGATGCTATAGCCGTTGGCGCCTTGGAGGAGAAAATCCAAATCCCCCACCAAACGATGAAAATCCTGGAGGGAGAATCACTGATCAACGATGCTTCGGGGCTGGTATCCTTTCAGTTTGCTGCCGCAGCGATGGTAACCGGCGCTTTCTCCTTGCGTTCGGCTAGTTTGAGTTTTGTAGGAATATCTATCGGAGGCATTGTGCTCGGGCTTTTGCTGACCCTTGTGAAATATGTATTTGTGAAGTGGCTGCGCAGATTGGGCATGGAGAATGTTACGCTGCATATGCTGATTGAGGTCTTAACCCCCTTCGCAGTGTTTCTGGCGGCTGAGGAGCTTGGAGTCAATGGAATTCTGGCAGCAGTCAGCGCGGGCATCGCCCACTCCTTTGGCTATAAAAAATTAGACCCCGAGGTTGCCAGACTGAATATTGTTTCCAAAAGCACCTGGTCCGTCATCATTTATGTTCTGAATGGACTGGTTTTCCTGCTGCTCGGCACACAGCTCCCGGAGATTATCCGGACCATCTGGAGCAGTTCCAGCCTTGGACATGCCCAGGTGATCAGCTACACGCTGGTGTTGACGCTTGCAGTGCTGACCCTGCGCTTTATCTGGGTTCTCTTCATGAAGTTTCCTGGAAGCAATGAACAGATGCCTGCCCGGGGGCATAAAATCAGAAACGCGCTCATCCTGAGTCTGTCCGGTGTGCGCGGAACGATCACGCTGGCAAGCACCTTGTCGCTGCCGTTTCTCCTTGATAACGGGAACCCGTTTCCGGAGCGGGATCTGATTATTTTTCTGGCGGCGGGCGTCATTCTCTGGACCTTGCTGGCGGCGAACTACCTGCTGCCTCTTCTGATCAAAAATGAAGCGGATTCCGAAAACGACGAATCCCACATTGAAATCGAAATCCTTCGCAATGTTGTGATTGCGTTAAGTGAACAGACAAATGACGAGAACAGAGCGGCCATCAGCAAAATTATCAATACGTACAATTCGCGGATCCGCAAGCTGAAAAAGGAAGAAGCTGCTGACAGGTTCCAGCGCCCATTGATTATCCAGACGCTCAAATGGCAAAGAGAGGACATCCTCCAGGCGATCCAAAACAAAGAAGTGAACCCCTTCATGGCATACCGCTATTTGCATAGACTCAATAGAACGCTGTACCGGTTCACCAAAGATGAACAATACAGAACAGACCTGCTGGTGCTCCGGCAATGGATGGAAGTATCCGGCATCCTGCAGCAGGCCAGATTAACCTTTCAGGAGAGACGGGCAGCCGTAGATGCCTTCCGGATTCGCAGCCTCCACTATGTTATTGTGCAATTAAAGAACATGCTGCCGTCAGCGGGAGCCGAAATTGAGGATGTCAGCTCTTTGCTGCTGCGTTATGAACGGATGCTCAGCAGATATACACGAAATGAAGCTGAGCCTTCGGCCAAAGAGGACTTCGATTCAACTCTGGATGAACTGGCCCGGGTGGGCATCCAATTGGAGAGAGACCAGATTCAGCACATGTTCGAATCCGGCAAGCTGTCAAGGGCAGGTATGAAGGGGATGAAAAGCAACCTGCTGCTGATGGAGCATGACCTCCGGGAATTAACCCTTTGA
- a CDS encoding beta-galactosidase, whose translation MNMKLSPVSSKLPVMLHGADYNPEQWLKYPEVLREDIRMMKLANCNVMSVGIFSWVSLEPEEGVFTFDWLDSVLNTFAENGIYAFLATPSGARPAWMSEKYPEVLRVERNRVRNLHGVRHNHCYTSPVYREKTALLNGKLAERYANHPAVIGWHISNEYGGECHCDLCQASFRDWLKVKYNNSLDEMNHAWWATFWSHTYTSWNQVESPAPHGETQVHGLNLDWRRFVSESMIDFCQHEIDSVREYNPELPVTTNMHNIDGVDYRKLAKILDVVSWDAYPDWGYTEDNDDARLAAWTAMHHDMYRTFKHKPFLLMESTPSLTNWQSVSKLKRPGMHKLSSLQAVAHGSDSVQYFQWRKSRGSSEKFHGAVIDHSGHAETRVFRDVAEVGRTLAELQDVVGTTTPVQTAIIYDWDNRWAIKDAQGIRNSGLKYEETVLQHYQALWELGIPVDIIGSEEDFSAYKLVIAPMLYLISEDNGKRIEKYVEQGGTFLGTYWSGVVGETDLCHLGGFPGPLRRTLGIWAEETEGLHSRDLNGLVMDPGNSLKLSGEYDAHEIAELIHLEGAEALGHYRSDFYAGRPALTVNKLGAGKAYHLATRVKDLQFYVDLYAAIAGKERISRTLNSELPVGVTAQLRTDGEHDYVFVQNFSGAEQVVTLDGREYTDVESGAAAPSELKLAVNGLAILKRGAVKA comes from the coding sequence ATGAATATGAAATTATCCCCGGTCAGCAGCAAGCTTCCGGTCATGCTGCATGGAGCCGATTATAATCCCGAGCAATGGCTGAAATATCCTGAAGTGCTGCGTGAGGACATCCGCATGATGAAGCTGGCTAATTGCAATGTAATGTCTGTTGGCATCTTTTCCTGGGTATCGCTGGAGCCGGAGGAAGGTGTATTCACCTTTGATTGGCTGGACAGCGTTCTCAATACCTTCGCTGAGAACGGAATTTATGCTTTTCTGGCTACCCCGAGCGGAGCGCGTCCCGCCTGGATGTCAGAGAAATATCCGGAAGTGCTCCGGGTAGAAAGAAACCGTGTGCGCAATTTGCACGGCGTCCGGCACAACCACTGCTACACTTCGCCGGTGTACCGGGAGAAGACAGCTCTGCTGAACGGCAAGCTGGCTGAACGGTATGCGAATCATCCGGCTGTCATCGGCTGGCATATCTCGAATGAATACGGCGGTGAATGCCACTGTGATCTATGTCAAGCGAGCTTCAGGGACTGGCTGAAGGTGAAATATAACAACAGCCTGGATGAAATGAACCATGCCTGGTGGGCGACGTTCTGGAGCCATACGTACACCTCATGGAATCAAGTAGAGTCCCCGGCCCCGCATGGAGAAACGCAGGTTCACGGCCTGAATCTGGACTGGCGCCGCTTTGTAAGCGAATCGATGATTGACTTCTGCCAGCATGAGATTGATTCTGTTCGTGAGTATAACCCCGAGCTGCCGGTAACCACCAACATGCACAATATTGACGGCGTAGATTACCGCAAGCTGGCCAAAATCCTCGATGTTGTCTCCTGGGACGCCTATCCGGATTGGGGATATACCGAAGATAATGACGATGCCCGGCTCGCGGCCTGGACGGCGATGCACCATGATATGTACCGCACCTTTAAGCACAAGCCGTTCCTGCTCATGGAAAGCACGCCTTCGCTTACGAACTGGCAGTCGGTCAGCAAGCTGAAGCGGCCCGGTATGCACAAGCTGTCTTCGCTGCAGGCGGTTGCCCACGGCTCGGACTCTGTACAGTATTTCCAATGGCGCAAAAGCCGCGGCTCCAGCGAGAAATTTCACGGTGCTGTAATTGACCACAGCGGCCACGCCGAAACCCGTGTCTTCCGCGATGTTGCCGAAGTCGGCCGTACCCTAGCAGAGCTGCAAGACGTAGTAGGCACAACTACACCTGTGCAGACCGCCATTATATATGATTGGGACAACCGCTGGGCGATTAAGGATGCCCAGGGGATTCGCAACTCCGGCCTGAAATATGAAGAAACGGTGCTTCAGCATTATCAGGCGCTGTGGGAGCTGGGCATTCCGGTCGATATTATCGGTTCGGAGGAAGACTTCTCCGCCTACAAGCTGGTGATCGCACCAATGCTGTACCTGATCAGCGAAGACAACGGCAAACGGATTGAGAAGTATGTCGAACAGGGCGGCACCTTTCTGGGAACCTACTGGTCGGGTGTGGTCGGGGAGACGGATCTCTGCCATTTGGGCGGCTTCCCCGGACCGCTGCGCAGAACGCTGGGTATCTGGGCTGAGGAGACCGAGGGGCTGCACAGCCGCGATCTGAACGGCCTGGTCATGGACCCGGGCAACAGCCTGAAGCTGAGCGGCGAATACGATGCGCATGAGATCGCTGAATTGATCCATCTGGAGGGTGCTGAGGCGCTGGGCCATTACCGCAGCGACTTCTACGCCGGACGTCCGGCACTCACCGTGAACAAGCTGGGGGCGGGTAAGGCGTATCATCTGGCAACCCGTGTGAAGGATCTGCAATTCTATGTGGATCTGTACGCAGCGATTGCCGGCAAGGAGCGGATCAGCCGCACCCTGAACAGCGAGCTTCCTGTAGGGGTAACCGCTCAACTGCGTACCGACGGCGAACATGACTATGTATTCGTGCAGAATTTCAGCGGTGCCGAGCAGGTAGTGACGCTGGACGGCCGGGAATACACCGATGTGGAATCCGGCGCAGCGGCACCAAGCGAGCTGAAGCTGGCGGTGAACGGGCTGGCGATTCTGAAGCGCGGGGCAGTTAAGGCGTAA
- a CDS encoding NUDIX hydrolase, with amino-acid sequence MNEELLATFDEQGNRTGAAPRDEVHRLGLWHETFHCWFVRRDAGGLMIYLQLRSLHKRDYAGLLDITAAGHLLADETVVDGVCEVQEELGIAVDFDQLKPLGVIPYQMDTAGFIDRERAHVFVYENHYALSEFTPQQEEVAGIVQARFADFRSFITGGSSKLHVEGFRVEGDGERIVLDEQVEFSQLVPHEREYYMRVIEGIEVLYG; translated from the coding sequence ATGAACGAAGAATTACTGGCTACGTTTGATGAGCAAGGCAACCGCACCGGTGCTGCTCCCCGGGACGAGGTTCACCGCCTAGGTCTCTGGCATGAGACCTTCCACTGCTGGTTTGTCCGTAGGGATGCCGGCGGGCTGATGATCTACCTGCAACTCCGCAGCCTGCACAAAAGAGACTACGCCGGGCTGCTCGACATCACCGCTGCCGGACATCTGCTGGCGGATGAGACCGTTGTGGACGGTGTCTGCGAGGTCCAGGAGGAGCTGGGGATCGCGGTGGATTTTGACCAGTTGAAGCCGCTGGGGGTTATCCCCTACCAGATGGATACCGCCGGCTTCATTGACCGTGAACGGGCCCATGTGTTTGTCTACGAGAACCACTATGCACTCAGTGAGTTCACACCGCAGCAGGAAGAGGTCGCCGGAATCGTCCAGGCCCGCTTCGCAGACTTCCGCAGCTTCATCACTGGAGGCAGCAGCAAGCTTCATGTAGAAGGCTTCCGGGTCGAGGGTGACGGTGAACGAATCGTGCTGGATGAGCAGGTGGAGTTCTCTCAGTTGGTTCCGCATGAGCGTGAGTATTATATGCGGGTGATTGAGGGTATTGAGGTGCTGTATGGCTGA
- a CDS encoding ABC transporter permease family protein codes for MTRSYPVFRAACEEFSREKGMLLFYGLSIAITGIIIPILTQGIEASLTIGALLTAILLRPLLSDSLAGEREHRTLETLLSSPLNGKSIIWRKLQFCCVFAVSYFTITVFCSALSCFLVRGEPALLPWQWLGIMGLAVLNYSAICIAGVYASSTSGDMRAANSRVSWMAYPLGLLFVVCLGVIATADWISAMAVGAVCALIYLSVLSVYSVRVTRMKQPDFFKPGTVRKPERVHKHRVSSRRPKSQFGIVLKFEWKALMTLKSLLLSFGLLCFSPVAAVCLLLYFTGTFDLNYAVILTVLLIPRVPSNLIAYSIGGEKVYKTGESLLSTPLQLRPVLLAKCTVPVLVTAVMLAVSALLTWAGSRLIPLLMPDLAPIPEYTASQLILLFSVSILSSISMILIAAILSVRLQTPRHGLYATSLLSFLFVLPVLAILYLAPGPILWTLIYSVILLLGDLICLMKISDNITRPQVMSRL; via the coding sequence ATGACACGATCCTATCCTGTTTTTCGCGCAGCGTGTGAAGAGTTCAGCAGGGAAAAAGGGATGCTCCTCTTTTACGGCCTGTCTATCGCCATTACCGGCATCATTATTCCAATCCTCACGCAAGGGATAGAAGCGTCTTTAACTATAGGTGCTTTGCTTACGGCTATCTTATTAAGACCTCTGCTCTCTGACAGCCTGGCGGGTGAACGGGAGCACCGGACCCTGGAAACGCTCCTGTCAAGCCCCTTGAACGGGAAAAGCATTATTTGGAGGAAGTTACAATTCTGCTGCGTATTTGCGGTCAGTTATTTCACCATAACCGTCTTTTGCTCCGCGTTATCGTGCTTTCTGGTCAGAGGTGAACCGGCGCTGCTTCCTTGGCAATGGCTTGGTATTATGGGCCTGGCAGTATTGAATTACAGCGCAATCTGTATTGCGGGAGTGTATGCTTCTTCAACATCGGGGGATATGCGGGCGGCCAACAGCCGGGTGTCGTGGATGGCTTATCCGCTGGGGCTGCTGTTCGTGGTGTGTCTGGGGGTTATCGCGACCGCTGACTGGATCTCAGCAATGGCTGTGGGGGCTGTTTGTGCACTGATTTACTTAAGTGTCCTGTCGGTATATTCGGTGAGGGTCACAAGAATGAAGCAGCCGGATTTCTTCAAGCCGGGAACGGTCCGGAAGCCGGAGAGAGTGCATAAGCATCGTGTTTCTTCAAGGCGGCCGAAGTCGCAGTTTGGCATTGTTCTGAAGTTTGAATGGAAGGCACTGATGACTCTAAAATCATTGCTGCTCAGCTTTGGACTGCTGTGCTTCTCGCCGGTTGCTGCTGTGTGTCTGCTGCTGTATTTTACTGGGACGTTCGACCTTAACTATGCAGTGATTCTGACCGTCCTGCTCATACCGAGAGTACCGTCCAACTTAATCGCCTACTCCATTGGCGGAGAGAAGGTCTATAAGACAGGAGAATCCTTGTTATCCACGCCTCTGCAGCTCCGGCCGGTCTTGCTTGCCAAGTGTACCGTTCCGGTCCTGGTGACTGCGGTCATGCTGGCCGTCTCCGCCTTGCTGACATGGGCGGGCAGCCGGCTGATCCCGCTCCTTATGCCTGACCTGGCCCCCATCCCGGAGTATACGGCCTCACAGCTTATCCTGCTGTTTTCGGTCAGCATCCTGTCGTCCATATCCATGATTTTAATCGCGGCCATTCTTTCTGTACGATTGCAAACTCCGCGTCACGGCTTGTATGCCACAAGCCTGCTGTCGTTTCTGTTCGTTCTCCCGGTACTGGCGATTCTCTATCTGGCCCCGGGCCCGATCCTGTGGACGCTGATCTATTCCGTTATCCTGCTGCTTGGCGATCTGATCTGCCTAATGAAGATTTCAGACAATATAACGCGTCCTCAGGTTATGAGCAGACTATAA
- the kduD gene encoding 2-dehydro-3-deoxy-D-gluconate 5-dehydrogenase KduD codes for MSSLFSLAGKTAIVTGAAQGLGQGIALAFAEAGADVISASLNASDETVAAAKAFGVKALSIAGDLSDHTKLQGMFDEAVAFTGKVDILVNCAGMIRRTPAKDHSEKDWFDVINLNLNTVFLLSQIAGRHFLERGNGKIINICSMLSYQGGINVPGYTASKHGVAGLTKAFANEWAGSGLNINAIAPGYMATENTAPIRADQNRADSILDRIPAGRWGTAEDVKGPAVFLASAASDYLNGHILNVDGGWMAR; via the coding sequence ATGTCATCTTTATTCAGTTTGGCAGGTAAAACAGCAATCGTAACCGGTGCTGCCCAAGGTCTTGGACAAGGGATTGCCCTTGCATTCGCAGAAGCAGGCGCAGACGTGATCTCCGCTTCCCTCAATGCAAGTGACGAAACGGTAGCCGCCGCCAAAGCCTTTGGCGTAAAAGCCCTCAGCATCGCAGGCGATCTGAGCGATCACACCAAGCTGCAAGGCATGTTCGACGAGGCTGTTGCTTTTACCGGGAAAGTAGACATTCTTGTCAACTGCGCAGGCATGATCCGCCGCACTCCAGCCAAAGACCACAGCGAAAAAGACTGGTTCGATGTCATCAACCTGAACTTGAACACGGTGTTCCTGCTGTCGCAAATCGCCGGCCGCCACTTCCTGGAAAGAGGCAACGGTAAAATCATCAACATCTGCTCCATGCTCTCCTACCAGGGGGGAATCAACGTGCCTGGGTATACCGCGAGCAAGCACGGCGTAGCCGGTTTGACCAAAGCTTTTGCCAATGAATGGGCCGGCTCCGGTCTGAACATCAATGCCATCGCTCCAGGCTATATGGCTACTGAGAACACCGCTCCAATCCGTGCCGACCAGAACCGTGCGGACTCCATTCTCGACCGTATTCCTGCGGGACGCTGGGGAACTGCTGAAGATGTGAAGGGCCCGGCGGTATTCCTTGCCTCCGCTGCCTCCGACTATCTGAACGGCCACATTCTGAATGTAGACGGCGGCTGGATGGCCAGATAA
- the kduI gene encoding 5-dehydro-4-deoxy-D-glucuronate isomerase: MERRFASHPNEVKQFDTARLRKEFHIPVIFAPDELKLVLTHEDRMIVGGANPVNKDVALTTDLKELGVTYFLERRELGVINVGGKGSVVVDGTEYEIDFKECLYVGQGAKDVIFKSADSAKPAKFYLNSAPAHQSYPTTKTTLAESESGAMGGLENSNERTIHRFIHAGGVQSAQLVMGMTQLKPGSMWNTMPSHTHPRRMEAYFYFDLPDDSIVFHLMGEPTETRHIVMHNEQAVISPSWSIHSGVGTHNYTFIWSMAGDNKRYDDMDPVGMKELQ, translated from the coding sequence ATGGAAAGACGTTTCGCATCCCATCCCAATGAAGTGAAGCAATTTGACACCGCGCGTCTGCGCAAGGAGTTCCACATTCCAGTCATTTTTGCTCCGGATGAACTGAAGCTTGTCCTGACCCATGAAGACCGTATGATCGTAGGCGGCGCTAATCCGGTGAATAAAGATGTAGCGCTCACCACCGACCTGAAAGAGCTTGGGGTTACTTATTTCCTGGAACGCCGTGAACTGGGTGTGATCAATGTCGGAGGCAAAGGTTCGGTTGTTGTAGACGGAACAGAATATGAAATAGATTTCAAAGAATGTCTGTATGTAGGGCAAGGCGCCAAAGATGTTATTTTCAAAAGCGCCGACAGTGCCAAGCCTGCCAAGTTCTACCTGAACTCGGCTCCTGCACACCAGTCCTACCCTACTACCAAAACAACGCTGGCAGAATCCGAATCCGGCGCAATGGGCGGTTTGGAGAACTCCAACGAACGTACCATTCACCGCTTCATTCATGCGGGTGGCGTACAAAGCGCACAGCTCGTTATGGGGATGACCCAGCTGAAACCGGGCAGCATGTGGAATACAATGCCATCCCATACTCACCCGCGCCGGATGGAGGCCTACTTCTATTTCGATCTTCCAGACGACTCCATCGTATTCCATCTCATGGGCGAGCCTACCGAGACCCGTCACATCGTAATGCACAATGAACAGGCAGTCATTTCTCCAAGCTGGTCCATCCACAGCGGTGTGGGTACGCACAACTACACCTTTATCTGGAGCATGGCCGGCGACAATAAACGTTATGATGATATGGACCCCGTAGGCATGAAAGAATTACAATAG
- a CDS encoding helix-turn-helix transcriptional regulator, with product MKTRIRELRKERRISQEELAKALRVTRHTITSIENEKYTASLPLAYKISRFFGLPIEDIFDFSDVEDIDYDIF from the coding sequence GTGAAAACAAGAATACGCGAGCTGCGCAAAGAGCGGCGGATTTCCCAGGAGGAATTGGCTAAAGCCTTGCGCGTGACGCGCCATACCATCACTTCGATTGAGAATGAGAAATATACGGCCTCCCTTCCACTCGCATATAAGATTTCCAGGTTTTTCGGCTTGCCGATTGAGGACATTTTTGATTTTTCAGATGTGGAGGATATCGATTATGACATCTTTTGA
- a CDS encoding AraC family transcriptional regulator, whose amino-acid sequence MLPFSLIEMPRDPDRFPLYPYSVGRHNQYHHVRPGGFPVYQIFLIRSGKGLFRDLETGAETVLEPGMAFAYPPDRGHEYYPLSLEPWHVGFIGFHGDLSQGLLEGIGMQPAAPPLRPERFEECWEQVGTIWHTVNQQASRQDEQVMQELSVALYRLLLLLRRSVSDTGPSGRLELENVRNEALQKAVSLINEHFTEPLLVSNLAAAVGYSVQHFQRLFLQEYGITPHRYLQNLRLERALQLIRENADIPVQEIALNLGMETNYFIRVFRNTYGCTPGTMRKRLHEY is encoded by the coding sequence ATGCTCCCCTTCTCGCTAATTGAAATGCCGCGCGACCCGGACCGTTTCCCCTTGTACCCCTATTCGGTCGGCCGGCACAACCAGTACCATCATGTCCGCCCCGGCGGTTTTCCCGTATACCAGATCTTTCTGATCCGCAGCGGAAAAGGCTTGTTTCGGGACCTTGAGACGGGTGCGGAAACGGTACTTGAACCCGGTATGGCTTTTGCTTATCCGCCGGACCGGGGCCATGAATATTACCCGCTGTCCCTGGAGCCCTGGCATGTGGGCTTCATCGGCTTCCACGGGGACCTCTCCCAGGGGCTGCTGGAAGGAATCGGCATGCAGCCTGCCGCCCCTCCCTTGCGCCCGGAGCGCTTCGAGGAGTGCTGGGAACAGGTGGGCACCATCTGGCACACTGTGAACCAGCAGGCCAGCCGCCAGGATGAACAGGTGATGCAGGAGTTGTCTGTAGCGCTCTACCGGCTGCTGCTGCTGCTTCGCCGCAGTGTTTCTGACACCGGCCCCTCTGGACGGCTGGAGCTGGAGAACGTACGCAATGAGGCTTTGCAAAAGGCGGTAAGCCTGATCAATGAGCATTTTACCGAACCGCTGCTGGTCTCTAATCTTGCCGCCGCCGTAGGCTATTCCGTACAGCACTTTCAACGGCTGTTCCTGCAGGAATACGGGATTACCCCGCACAGATATTTACAGAATCTCCGCCTGGAGCGCGCACTGCAATTAATCCGCGAGAATGCCGATATACCCGTACAGGAGATCGCGCTGAATCTCGGCATGGAGACCAATTATTTTATCCGTGTCTTTCGGAATACGTATGGTTGTACACCGGGTACGATGCGCAAGCGGCTGCATGAATACTAG
- a CDS encoding ABC transporter ATP-binding protein: MGDIRFEGISKSFGGVAAVNGLNLTISEGEIYALLGHNGAGKTTTLRLLLGLLEPDDGTVTVFGSHPIKDGSTVRGMCGVLSEDVGLYESMTVLDNLMYYADIYGMSRAESDGRIDELLRTFAMQDKKRALVKGLSTGMSKKTALIRAMLHNPRILILDEPTNGLDPVSTADLRAMLLRLAKEQGTTIIMTTHNLEEVQKICDKITVLRHGQNIFTGLIAALEDSGHYMERGQFSLEKLYMELEQGAGRK, translated from the coding sequence ATGGGCGACATACGGTTTGAAGGGATCAGCAAATCCTTTGGCGGAGTGGCTGCCGTTAACGGGCTTAATCTTACTATCTCGGAGGGGGAGATCTATGCGCTGCTTGGGCATAATGGTGCGGGCAAGACTACAACCCTCCGGTTGCTTCTGGGGCTGCTGGAGCCGGACGATGGAACGGTCACGGTGTTTGGAAGCCATCCCATTAAGGACGGGAGTACGGTACGGGGGATGTGCGGCGTATTGTCTGAGGATGTTGGGTTGTACGAGTCCATGACCGTCCTGGATAATCTGATGTATTACGCTGACATTTACGGCATGAGCCGTGCAGAATCGGATGGACGCATTGATGAGCTGTTGCGGACGTTCGCGATGCAGGACAAGAAACGGGCCCTTGTAAAAGGTCTTTCAACCGGTATGAGCAAAAAGACCGCCCTGATCCGCGCCATGCTCCACAACCCCCGCATCCTCATTCTGGATGAGCCGACGAACGGGCTTGATCCTGTCAGCACCGCAGATTTAAGGGCGATGTTATTACGGCTTGCGAAGGAGCAGGGCACGACGATCATCATGACCACACATAATCTGGAGGAGGTCCAGAAAATATGTGATAAAATTACGGTTTTGCGGCATGGGCAGAATATTTTTACCGGCTTGATTGCAGCGCTGGAAGACAGCGGACACTATATGGAGCGCGGACAGTTCAGTCTGGAAAAGCTGTATATGGAACTTGAGCAGGGGGCAGGACGGAAATGA